The Bacteroidia bacterium DNA window CACATTCCTTTTGGAATGTACAAACCGTAATAAGAGCGATTCAAAGAAAAAACCTCTTTGGTAATACCATTATCGATTATAACATCAAAACTCCCAGAAAGAGCTACAATAAACTCTTCGTTTTCCTTGTATGCATGACCACCCCTAGTTTCACCACCAGGCACATCATAAATCCAATAAGTACGTTTAATCTTGAATGGAACATGATTATATTCTTCTATAAATGAAAGATTACCTCTTTGATCTATTATTTTGGGAAGATTAATAATTTTAACTGATTCCATTTTATTCAATATTAATAATCTACAGCATTTATATATTTTAATGCAACCATATAATCTGTCAATTCTTTTGCTGTAGCAATGGCATTATCTGATATTTTTTTTCTCTCGGCAGGGGTTAATTTGTTTATCTGTCTAATGATTTGAACTAATTCCTTTTCATTTCCTGCTTCACATAAAAAGCCATTTTTCTCATGCTTAATAATTCCATCAATTCCTTCACTTCTTGAACCAATAGTTATACAACCTCTTGCCATTGATTCCAAATAAACTAAGCCAAATGCCTCTCTTTTGCTAATCATTATCATACAGTCAGACTCATCAATT harbors:
- a CDS encoding glycosyltransferase, which encodes MISKREAFGLVYLESMARGCITIGSRSEGIDGIIKHEKNGFLCEAGNEKELVQIIRQINKLTPAERKKISDNAIATAKELTDYMVALKYINAVDY
- a CDS encoding WxcM-like domain-containing protein, coding for MESVKIINLPKIIDQRGNLSFIEEYNHVPFKIKRTYWIYDVPGGETRGGHAYKENEEFIVALSGSFDVIIDNGITKEVFSLNRSYYGLYIPKGMWRQMENFSTNSLALILASIPYDHSDYIFDYNEFKNSLK